One genomic region from Salinicola endophyticus encodes:
- a CDS encoding iron ABC transporter permease, whose translation MDEARALRLGRFSRVVAWRPWRRVAAALLVALLILLTSLGLGEAAMSAPQWLAAVRSPDSGAGLILWQLRLPRTLLGALVGAALALSGWLLQQVMRNPLASPDTLGVTAGAATLAVGYLAFLASDIGSAWMPLAAAMGALLAVLLVMLAAWRGGTTPLRLVLMGIGLSTLLSAVTTFVMVSSPLTTTLSAYVWLTGSVYGGNWSDVGWLAAGFGVALAALAPLVRLALLAPLDDGLAVGIGVRVQRTRTLLILLAAGLAGMAVAWGGAMAFVGLVAPHVARRLVRPPGAAQITMAILVGAGMTMAADLAGRVLFPPLDLPAGLFVAAIGAPFFLGLMMKQAR comes from the coding sequence ATGGATGAGGCTCGCGCGCTGCGTCTCGGCCGCTTCTCGCGGGTCGTCGCTTGGCGACCGTGGCGTCGGGTGGCGGCTGCACTGCTCGTGGCGCTGCTGATTCTGCTGACCTCGCTCGGCCTCGGAGAGGCCGCCATGTCGGCGCCGCAGTGGCTGGCTGCAGTGCGCTCGCCGGACAGCGGTGCGGGCTTGATCCTGTGGCAGTTGCGCCTGCCACGAACGCTGCTGGGGGCGCTGGTGGGCGCGGCGCTGGCACTCTCCGGCTGGTTGCTGCAACAAGTCATGCGCAACCCGCTGGCCTCGCCGGATACGCTGGGCGTGACCGCCGGCGCCGCTACCCTGGCGGTCGGCTATCTGGCATTCCTGGCGTCCGATATCGGCAGCGCCTGGATGCCGCTGGCGGCCGCCATGGGTGCGCTGCTCGCCGTGCTGCTGGTGATGCTGGCGGCCTGGCGCGGGGGGACCACGCCGCTGCGACTGGTGCTGATGGGCATCGGCCTATCGACGCTGCTGAGCGCCGTGACTACCTTCGTGATGGTGTCCAGTCCGCTCACCACCACGCTGTCGGCCTACGTCTGGCTCACCGGCAGCGTTTATGGTGGCAACTGGTCCGACGTCGGGTGGCTTGCGGCTGGCTTCGGCGTGGCGCTCGCTGCGCTGGCCCCGCTGGTGCGGCTTGCCTTGCTGGCACCGTTGGACGACGGTCTGGCAGTGGGGATCGGAGTGCGGGTCCAGCGGACACGCACGCTGTTGATTCTGCTCGCGGCAGGGTTGGCGGGCATGGCGGTGGCCTGGGGCGGAGCGATGGCTTTCGTCGGACTGGTGGCACCGCATGTGGCGAGACGTCTGGTGCGCCCGCCGGGCGCGGCGCAAATCACCATGGCAATCCTGGTCGGCGCGGGTATGACGATGGCGGCAGATCTTGCCGGGCGGGTGCTGTTTCCGCCGCTGGATCTGCCGGCGGGACTCTTCGTGGCGGCCATCGGGGCGCCGTTCTTTCTGGGGTTGATGATGAAGCAGGCACGCTGA
- a CDS encoding OmpA family protein, translating into MSGSTDYAARGPFAELLFDDDALAEGGRGSESDSWLMSYLDLLLLLVTFFVLMLALYGGQLASPEQPTAPKVALALKVPAPIPPKAAPSAAQRGFYHPPRQLTAAPVASDVGFYAPRPAPPPLVPMTPLLFAVPLFDLPDPVDETLPQIDGVQVTAIPHGFNLRIQDHLLFDSSAVGVSDKGRALLQKMIPLLQEFQGTISVEGHTDSVPISTQQFPSNWELSAARAAAVVRALRLDGIDGGRLRAIGYASTEPLADNDTPAGRARNRRVELVLQETGSDGS; encoded by the coding sequence ATGAGTGGCAGCACGGACTACGCCGCGCGGGGCCCCTTCGCCGAACTGCTGTTCGACGACGACGCCCTGGCCGAGGGTGGGCGTGGCAGCGAGAGCGACTCCTGGCTGATGAGTTACCTCGACCTGCTGCTGCTGCTGGTCACCTTCTTTGTGCTGATGCTGGCGCTCTACGGCGGCCAGCTCGCCTCCCCCGAGCAACCCACGGCGCCCAAGGTCGCACTGGCGCTCAAGGTGCCGGCACCCATACCCCCCAAGGCCGCCCCAAGCGCCGCTCAACGCGGTTTCTATCATCCGCCGCGCCAACTGACGGCCGCCCCGGTGGCCAGCGATGTCGGCTTCTACGCGCCGCGACCGGCCCCTCCGCCGCTGGTGCCAATGACACCCCTGCTGTTCGCGGTGCCGCTGTTCGATCTGCCCGACCCGGTAGACGAGACACTGCCGCAGATCGACGGCGTCCAGGTGACCGCGATTCCGCACGGCTTCAATCTGCGCATCCAGGATCATCTGCTGTTCGACTCCAGCGCCGTCGGTGTCAGCGACAAGGGCCGCGCGCTGCTGCAGAAGATGATCCCGCTGCTGCAAGAGTTCCAGGGCACCATCTCGGTCGAAGGGCATACCGACAGCGTGCCGATCTCGACCCAGCAGTTCCCCTCCAACTGGGAGCTCTCCGCGGCCCGTGCCGCTGCCGTGGTACGCGCGCTGCGCCTGGATGGCATTGATGGCGGTCGCCTGCGCGCTATCGGCTATGCCTCCACCGAGCCGCTGGCCGACAACGACACCCCCGCGGGCCGGGCACGCAACCGCCGGGTGGAGCTGGTACTGCAAGAGACCGGTAGCGACGGCTCGTGA
- a CDS encoding TonB-dependent receptor domain-containing protein — MGYRPTAMAHGVAMALLLQSLGAAAQQLEDVQVTANRLPQSQADVLASTTIIDRAEIERSQADSVIDLLQNRAGIEITQNGAHGTVTSLFMRGTESDHTLVLVDGVRINAATSGGASLEFLPVEAIQRIEIVRGPRAAAYGADAIGGVIQIFTRRGGEGTQAALSLRAGDQHTQKQNLFVSTGDTATRLNASLFRRDGDGFNALASDASGERDGFKRGGAQLGLSHRFGANASLSLNALRQDTDADYDDCYPLNASAASNDCRTDGYLQTFGGRYDLALAPDWDMAITAGHFDERREERYAGERYSVTESHRNELGIQHSFTRANGVDTLGVDYRQEHVDFDSANPFTGRYAKDSRENYGLYGMLQREYGRHELSGSLRYDDDSRFGDETTGSAGYAYRLTPAQRLGLVYSTAFKAPNLIDLYGPYGSNPDLDAETSRNLEAFWAIEHDAWNARVSAFENRIDDLIAFDPAFVPYNVDRARIRGVELSGGWQYAGLSLRASLTHQDPEDRDSGERLKRRARTFGRLDADYALGDWRYGATLRAAGDRRDTRYTAPYGDTTVSGYGIVDLRTAWQVTPQVELSAKLDNAFDRDYTLAEGYNTQGRYVEAGVKLTL; from the coding sequence ATGGGTTACCGTCCTACCGCCATGGCCCACGGCGTCGCCATGGCCCTGCTGCTGCAAAGCCTCGGCGCCGCAGCCCAGCAGCTCGAAGACGTGCAGGTCACCGCCAACCGGCTGCCGCAGTCGCAGGCCGACGTGCTCGCCAGTACCACCATCATCGACCGCGCGGAGATCGAACGCAGCCAGGCCGACAGCGTGATCGACCTGCTGCAGAACCGCGCCGGCATCGAAATCACGCAGAACGGCGCACACGGCACCGTCACCAGCCTGTTCATGCGCGGCACCGAATCCGACCATACCCTGGTGCTGGTCGACGGCGTACGCATCAATGCCGCCACCAGCGGCGGCGCCAGCCTGGAGTTCCTGCCGGTCGAAGCGATCCAGCGCATCGAGATCGTGCGCGGCCCGCGCGCTGCCGCCTACGGCGCCGATGCCATCGGCGGCGTGATTCAGATCTTCACCCGGCGTGGCGGCGAAGGGACCCAGGCCGCCTTGTCGCTGCGTGCGGGCGACCAGCACACGCAGAAACAGAACCTGTTCGTCTCCACCGGCGATACCGCTACCCGCCTCAACGCCAGTCTGTTCCGGCGCGACGGCGACGGCTTCAACGCCCTTGCCAGCGACGCCAGCGGCGAGCGCGATGGCTTCAAGCGCGGCGGGGCTCAGCTAGGGCTGTCGCACCGCTTCGGCGCCAACGCCAGCCTGAGCCTGAATGCGCTGCGCCAGGATACCGACGCCGACTACGACGACTGCTACCCGCTCAATGCCAGCGCCGCCAGCAACGACTGCCGCACCGACGGCTATCTGCAGACCTTCGGCGGCCGCTACGATCTGGCCCTGGCCCCCGACTGGGACATGGCAATCACCGCCGGACACTTCGACGAGCGCCGCGAGGAGCGCTATGCCGGCGAGCGCTACAGCGTCACCGAATCGCACCGCAACGAGCTGGGCATCCAGCACAGCTTCACCCGCGCCAACGGCGTCGATACCCTGGGGGTGGACTACCGCCAGGAGCATGTCGACTTCGACTCGGCCAACCCGTTCACCGGGCGCTACGCCAAGGATAGCCGCGAGAACTACGGCCTCTACGGCATGCTGCAGCGCGAGTACGGGCGCCATGAGCTGAGCGGCTCGCTGCGCTACGACGACGATTCGCGCTTCGGCGACGAGACCACCGGCAGTGCCGGTTACGCCTACCGTCTGACACCGGCACAGCGCCTCGGGCTGGTCTACTCGACCGCGTTCAAGGCGCCCAACCTGATCGACCTCTACGGACCCTACGGCAGCAACCCCGACCTCGACGCCGAAACCTCGCGCAACCTGGAGGCGTTCTGGGCCATCGAGCATGACGCCTGGAATGCGCGCGTCAGCGCCTTCGAGAACCGGATCGACGATCTGATCGCCTTCGACCCGGCCTTCGTGCCCTACAACGTCGACCGCGCGCGTATCCGCGGTGTCGAGCTGAGCGGTGGTTGGCAATACGCCGGCCTCTCGCTGCGCGCCAGCCTGACCCATCAGGATCCGGAAGACCGCGACAGCGGCGAGCGGCTGAAGCGCCGAGCCAGAACCTTCGGCCGTCTGGACGCCGACTACGCCCTGGGCGACTGGCGCTACGGCGCCACCCTGCGCGCCGCCGGCGACCGCCGCGACACCCGCTACACCGCTCCTTACGGCGACACCACCGTC
- a CDS encoding glycerophosphodiester phosphodiesterase family protein — protein MTQSSSPQPTPGDGPRYIAHRGLSARAPENTLAAVQAAHAAGCRWVELDVQLLGDGTPVLWHDAGVKRCSNGRGKLFRFDAASAARLDVGAWFGEQFRGERMATLEAMLALLKRLDMGLNLELKVTRGRNAIELVKAALPPTLEALAPEKLIVSSFDRHALTAARALESNPDRLRLGVLDDKAPKRWWRETERLSAYSLHLDWRKLKVKRAREIADEEIKLFCYTANDPVAFDKLWEWGVDGVISDDPVRFIEHAGQQQGETDQSRASA, from the coding sequence ATGACACAGAGTTCGTCCCCTCAGCCCACCCCGGGCGATGGACCCCGCTATATCGCGCACCGTGGTCTCTCCGCGCGCGCGCCGGAGAATACGCTGGCGGCGGTGCAAGCCGCGCATGCGGCCGGATGCCGGTGGGTAGAGCTGGACGTTCAACTGCTCGGCGACGGCACCCCGGTGCTGTGGCACGACGCCGGGGTCAAGCGCTGCTCCAACGGGCGCGGCAAGCTGTTCCGCTTCGACGCCGCCAGCGCCGCGCGGCTCGACGTGGGCGCCTGGTTCGGCGAGCAGTTCCGCGGCGAACGCATGGCCACGCTCGAGGCGATGCTGGCGCTGCTCAAGCGTCTCGACATGGGGCTCAATCTAGAGCTCAAGGTGACCCGCGGGCGCAATGCGATCGAGCTGGTCAAGGCGGCACTGCCGCCGACCCTGGAAGCCCTGGCACCGGAGAAGCTGATCGTCTCCTCGTTCGACCGCCACGCCCTCACCGCGGCACGGGCGCTGGAGTCGAACCCGGATCGGCTGCGCCTGGGCGTGCTCGACGACAAGGCCCCCAAGCGCTGGTGGCGCGAGACCGAGCGGCTCTCCGCCTACAGCCTGCATCTGGACTGGCGCAAGCTGAAGGTCAAGCGCGCCCGCGAGATCGCCGACGAAGAGATCAAGCTGTTCTGCTACACCGCCAACGACCCCGTCGCCTTCGACAAGCTGTGGGAGTGGGGCGTGGACGGCGTGATCAGCGACGATCCGGTACGCTTCATCGAACATGCCGGCCAGCAGCAGGGCGAGACCGACCAGAGCCGCGCCAGCGCCTGA
- a CDS encoding TonB-dependent receptor, with amino-acid sequence MGSKGTVMTWGALATLAASPGVMADSTDQEPMVITATRSGAEQQDAAQVIRVITRQELDQQRRITSDSSEILSNLLPDYSPPRQKMSGSGETLRGRTPLVMIDGIPQSNPLRPTGRELHTIDFSMIDHIEVIKGANATNGLGAAGGVINLITKRPEPGSLNQHFEAQLTTPTSKLDGDTNSYRTNYAVSGNRGPVDYLFSLSYEDQGLFLDGEGDAIGVDNTQGDLMNSRAYDVFGKIAYWFDDDRRLQLSVNRYRIEGQNDYVSVLGDREADVPTTSRRGEPEGSAPFNSVWTTGITWDDYDLAGMHLNVLGFYQDYESLFGATNSGTFQDPSIAPVGTLYDQTMAETRKYGIKTSLTKEGLWDDRVKLTFGFDAMRDDTEQYLWGTDRTYVPKVKYTDLSPFAQVDFSPIEALTFSAGVRYEYAKLDVDSYRTVAANNGVPVDGGSPDFDETLYNAGVVWRPVKHWSLFTSYSEGFAIPDVGRVLRGIDTPGQSVDSFENLRPIVTDNIETGVRYDDGRFNAELSYYVSSSDYGTRLTTRNDAFVMQREKTEIEGIEASVGYRFNDRHSARLGYSHMKGRYDSDDNGTLDAKLNGLNVAPDRLVASWSARWSPRWTSFVQVNHAFDKDFDDSSNGWDNDFDGYTLVDAAVGYRLPVGQLNLAVANLFDKQYITYYSQSALDSPNADYMNERYFAGRGRTLTLGYSVDF; translated from the coding sequence ATGGGATCAAAGGGAACCGTCATGACCTGGGGCGCACTAGCGACACTGGCGGCGTCGCCGGGGGTGATGGCAGACAGTACCGATCAGGAGCCGATGGTGATCACGGCGACGCGCTCGGGTGCCGAACAGCAGGACGCTGCGCAGGTGATTCGGGTGATCACGCGGCAGGAGCTGGATCAGCAGCGGCGCATCACTTCCGACTCTTCCGAGATACTCAGCAACCTGCTGCCGGACTATTCACCGCCACGCCAGAAGATGAGCGGAAGTGGCGAGACCCTGCGCGGGCGTACGCCGCTGGTGATGATCGATGGTATCCCGCAGTCCAATCCGCTGCGGCCCACGGGGCGCGAGCTGCATACCATCGACTTCTCGATGATCGATCATATCGAGGTGATCAAAGGAGCCAACGCCACCAACGGACTCGGAGCCGCCGGCGGGGTGATCAACCTGATCACCAAACGCCCCGAGCCGGGCTCGCTCAATCAGCATTTCGAGGCCCAGCTCACCACGCCGACCTCCAAGCTGGATGGCGATACCAACAGTTACCGCACCAACTACGCTGTCAGCGGCAATCGCGGGCCGGTCGATTACCTGTTCTCGTTGAGCTACGAGGATCAGGGGCTGTTCCTGGACGGAGAGGGGGACGCCATTGGCGTCGACAATACGCAGGGCGACCTGATGAACTCCCGTGCCTACGATGTCTTCGGGAAGATCGCCTACTGGTTCGACGACGACCGGCGCCTGCAGTTGAGTGTCAATCGCTATCGTATCGAGGGGCAGAACGATTACGTCAGCGTGCTTGGCGATCGTGAAGCCGATGTCCCGACCACCTCGCGTCGCGGCGAGCCGGAAGGTTCGGCGCCCTTCAATAGTGTCTGGACCACCGGCATCACCTGGGACGACTACGATCTCGCCGGCATGCATCTCAATGTGCTGGGCTTCTATCAGGATTACGAATCACTGTTCGGGGCGACCAATTCCGGCACCTTCCAGGATCCTTCGATCGCGCCGGTCGGGACGCTCTACGATCAGACCATGGCCGAGACCCGCAAGTACGGTATCAAGACCTCGCTGACCAAGGAGGGGTTGTGGGATGACCGGGTCAAGCTGACCTTTGGCTTCGACGCCATGCGCGACGATACCGAGCAGTATCTGTGGGGCACCGATCGCACTTACGTGCCCAAGGTGAAATACACCGATCTGTCTCCGTTCGCCCAGGTCGACTTCAGCCCGATCGAGGCGCTGACCTTCTCGGCGGGGGTGCGTTATGAATACGCCAAACTCGATGTCGACAGTTACCGCACGGTGGCCGCCAACAATGGCGTGCCGGTGGACGGTGGATCCCCCGATTTCGACGAGACCCTCTACAACGCCGGTGTGGTATGGCGACCGGTGAAACACTGGAGCCTGTTCACCAGCTATTCCGAAGGGTTTGCCATTCCCGATGTCGGGCGCGTGCTGCGTGGTATCGACACGCCCGGACAGTCGGTCGACAGCTTCGAGAATCTGCGTCCCATCGTGACCGACAATATCGAAACCGGAGTGCGCTATGACGATGGCCGCTTCAACGCTGAGCTGAGCTATTACGTGTCGTCTTCCGACTATGGCACGCGTCTGACGACCCGTAACGACGCTTTCGTGATGCAGCGAGAGAAGACCGAGATCGAAGGCATCGAGGCGTCCGTCGGCTATCGATTCAACGACCGGCACAGCGCCCGGCTTGGCTACTCCCACATGAAGGGACGTTATGACAGTGACGACAATGGCACCCTGGATGCCAAGCTGAACGGGCTCAACGTGGCGCCGGACCGGCTGGTCGCGAGCTGGAGTGCCCGGTGGTCGCCGCGCTGGACATCGTTCGTGCAGGTCAATCACGCCTTTGACAAGGATTTCGACGACAGCAGCAATGGCTGGGACAACGACTTCGATGGTTACACCCTGGTCGATGCCGCAGTCGGCTATCGTTTGCCGGTAGGGCAGTTGAATCTTGCCGTGGCCAACCTGTTCGACAAGCAGTACATCACCTACTACTCGCAGAGCGCGCTGGACAGTCCCAATGCGGACTACATGAACGAACGCTACTTCGCCGGACGCGGTCGGACTCTGACTCTGGGCTATAGCGTGGACTTTTGA
- a CDS encoding iron ABC transporter permease, translating to MSVRTTLAIAGLAIAVVVSLMAGGHWSSPAQVWHALWSPSPTGVDDLLIRTTRMSRTLMALTVGAGLGVAGGIMQTLTRNPLASPGLLGVNAGALLAVVCLVTLGRGLPGWLASGGAFAGATLAALMVWAIAMRPGVPGGPLRLILVGAALSALFHAFSQALLVIDQQGLDAMLFWLAGSVSARPLTQVWPLMLVTLAVMLACWPCLRQWNVLAAGEAVAVGAGISVRRLQMISVVYVVLLAGAAVAMAGNIVFIGLIVPHLARRLAGSDHRYWLPLAALLGAALLLIADVMARTLIPPREVPIGVMTALLGAPVFMALVRRQGGRHG from the coding sequence ATGAGTGTGCGCACGACTCTGGCGATCGCCGGCCTGGCCATCGCCGTGGTGGTGAGCCTGATGGCGGGTGGACACTGGTCCAGTCCGGCGCAGGTATGGCATGCGCTGTGGTCGCCGTCGCCGACCGGTGTCGATGACCTGCTCATTCGCACCACCCGCATGTCCCGTACTCTGATGGCACTCACGGTGGGGGCGGGGTTGGGCGTGGCCGGCGGTATCATGCAGACCCTGACCCGCAATCCGTTGGCATCGCCTGGGCTGCTCGGGGTCAACGCAGGTGCGCTGCTGGCGGTGGTCTGTCTGGTCACCCTGGGGCGCGGCTTGCCAGGGTGGCTGGCGAGCGGCGGTGCCTTCGCGGGCGCGACCCTGGCGGCGCTGATGGTCTGGGCGATCGCCATGCGTCCCGGCGTCCCGGGTGGGCCGCTGCGCCTGATCCTGGTCGGTGCCGCGCTGAGTGCGCTGTTCCATGCCTTCAGTCAGGCGCTGCTGGTGATCGATCAGCAGGGGCTGGACGCCATGCTGTTCTGGCTGGCGGGCTCGGTCTCGGCCCGGCCGCTGACGCAGGTCTGGCCGCTGATGCTGGTCACGCTGGCGGTGATGCTGGCGTGCTGGCCCTGTCTGCGGCAATGGAACGTGCTGGCGGCGGGCGAGGCGGTGGCGGTGGGTGCCGGGATTTCGGTGCGACGCCTGCAGATGATCTCGGTCGTGTATGTGGTGCTGCTGGCGGGCGCGGCGGTGGCGATGGCAGGCAACATCGTCTTCATCGGGTTGATCGTGCCGCACCTGGCGCGACGCCTGGCCGGATCGGATCATCGCTACTGGCTGCCACTGGCGGCACTGCTTGGCGCCGCGCTGCTGCTCATCGCGGACGTGATGGCGCGGACTCTGATTCCGCCCCGGGAGGTGCCCATCGGCGTGATGACGGCATTGCTCGGGGCGCCGGTGTTCATGGCACTGGTGCGGCGCCAGGGAGGGCGCCATGGATGA
- a CDS encoding MotA/TolQ/ExbB proton channel family protein gives MNPSTLIGMVASALLLMTVVLFTAQAPSSFFNLPGLAIVLTGTLAASFISYPLAEMQRLCRQIAVVFRRESQQSELDADLDQLVEMSRHWSRGNIRAIESALEGVTNPFLRTGMQMVIANSREEEIREMLRWRMVRVKARERTEAQILRTMAIYAPAFGMLGTLVGLINMLEVIQAGDLTIIGPRLAVALMSTFYGILLANLVFKPIAVKLERRTEARLMAMTMILEGIMMVSKRRLPAFIEEALNTYRVEHRDEMRDPRQAAATDLSSPTS, from the coding sequence ATGAATCCCTCCACCCTCATCGGCATGGTCGCCAGTGCGCTACTGCTGATGACCGTCGTGCTCTTCACCGCTCAGGCCCCGAGCAGTTTCTTCAATCTGCCGGGGTTGGCGATCGTGCTCACCGGCACCCTGGCCGCCAGCTTCATCAGCTATCCGCTCGCCGAGATGCAGCGCCTGTGCCGCCAGATCGCGGTGGTATTCCGGCGCGAATCCCAGCAGAGCGAGCTCGACGCCGATCTCGACCAGCTGGTCGAGATGTCGCGCCACTGGAGCCGCGGCAACATCCGCGCCATCGAGAGCGCGCTGGAAGGCGTCACCAATCCCTTCCTGCGAACCGGCATGCAGATGGTGATCGCCAACAGCCGCGAGGAGGAGATCCGCGAGATGCTGCGCTGGCGCATGGTGCGGGTGAAGGCGCGCGAGCGCACCGAGGCGCAGATCCTGCGCACCATGGCGATCTACGCCCCGGCATTCGGCATGCTCGGCACCCTGGTCGGGCTGATCAACATGCTCGAGGTGATCCAGGCCGGCGATCTGACGATCATCGGACCGCGTCTGGCGGTGGCGCTGATGTCCACCTTCTACGGCATCCTGCTCGCCAACCTGGTGTTCAAGCCGATCGCGGTGAAGCTGGAGCGGCGCACCGAGGCACGACTGATGGCGATGACGATGATCCTCGAAGGCATCATGATGGTGAGCAAGCGCCGTCTGCCCGCGTTCATCGAAGAGGCGCTCAACACCTACCGCGTCGAACATCGCGACGAGATGCGTGATCCGCGCCAGGCCGCGGCCACGGATCTCTCGTCCCCGACCTCATGA
- a CDS encoding iron-siderophore ABC transporter substrate-binding protein, with protein sequence MKRRELIARALALAAMPALAGAGMVRQDEARAPRRTLRVVTLFQGATDTAVALGVAPVGVVLSWQDQPIYPYLRSALAHASLLGLETQPNLERIALLEPDLIVASRFRHQRIAPLLSALAPLMLLDDVYHYRHTLEAMAQALDRRARAVHLRRSLASRMASLRARLRQRFGARWPLTVALLDIRAGEIRSYLAPSFGGSVLTRLGFSWPRQIERQPGVLLTLSGVESLPALDADVFFLLQPRDRAAREHASRLRAHPLWQRLAAVRQGRVWQVDPVAWSLSGGVLGVFGMLDDLDAWLDTREASA encoded by the coding sequence ATGAAGCGTCGTGAGTTGATCGCCCGGGCACTCGCACTGGCCGCCATGCCGGCGCTGGCGGGTGCCGGCATGGTACGCCAGGACGAGGCACGAGCGCCGCGCCGGACACTGAGGGTCGTTACACTGTTCCAGGGCGCGACTGACACTGCAGTGGCGCTCGGGGTGGCGCCGGTCGGGGTGGTACTGTCATGGCAAGACCAGCCGATCTACCCCTACCTGCGCTCGGCACTGGCCCATGCTTCGCTCCTGGGACTGGAGACACAGCCGAACCTGGAACGCATCGCGCTGCTGGAGCCGGATCTGATCGTCGCGTCGCGTTTTCGTCATCAACGTATCGCGCCGCTGTTGTCGGCGTTGGCCCCGCTGATGCTGCTGGACGATGTCTATCACTATCGACATACCCTCGAGGCGATGGCGCAGGCACTCGACCGCCGGGCCCGCGCCGTGCACCTGCGACGTTCACTGGCATCGCGCATGGCGTCACTGCGTGCGCGTCTGCGGCAGCGTTTCGGCGCACGCTGGCCGTTGACGGTGGCGCTGCTCGATATCAGAGCGGGCGAGATTCGCAGCTATCTGGCGCCCAGCTTTGGCGGCTCGGTGCTGACACGGCTCGGCTTCAGCTGGCCCCGGCAGATCGAGAGGCAGCCCGGGGTACTGCTGACACTGAGCGGGGTCGAGAGCCTGCCGGCGCTCGATGCCGATGTCTTCTTTCTGCTGCAGCCGCGCGACCGGGCCGCGCGCGAGCATGCGTCACGCCTGCGCGCGCATCCACTCTGGCAGCGACTGGCGGCGGTGCGCCAGGGACGGGTCTGGCAGGTCGACCCGGTGGCCTGGAGTCTCTCCGGGGGCGTCCTGGGCGTCTTCGGCATGCTCGATGATCTGGATGCCTGGCTGGATACCCGCGAGGCGTCGGCATGA